In Afipia sp. P52-10, the sequence GGCGCATGCGCGCGCCGTTCAGTGCGCCGGTCACCGCGACCGCGAGCAGGGGCACGAACTCGCCCTGTGTATCTTTGACGAGATAGTCCGCGGCGCCGGCCTTCAACGCGGTGACGGCAATGCGACTGTCGAGCGAGGCGGTGACGAAGACCACCGGCGGCGCGTTCTCGATCGCGCGGATGCGCGCCAGCGTTTCCAGTCCGTCGAGGCCCGGCATATGCTGATCCAGCGCGATGACGTCGATCCCGCCGGCGCGAATGCGTGCAAGGCCGCTCTCGCCATCGCGCGCATGCTCCACGGTGAATCCCTGCCGCTTCAAGCCGCGCTCGACCAGCCGGGCAAGATCGGCGTCGTCGTCGATGTAGAGCGCGGTCGGTGCTTTCTCTGCGGTCATGCGGCGTTGGACGGGACCTGGATCACGGAAAAGAACAGGCCAAGCTGACGGATTGCGTTAGCGAAGTTCTCGTAGTTGACGGGCTTCGTAATGTAGACGTTACACCCGAGTTCATAACAACGTTTGATCTCGTGGGCGTCATCGGTGGTCGTCAGGACGACGACAGGCGTGCACTTCAAATGCGGCGTTTCCTTTACCCGGCGCAGGATTTCCGTACCGGTCATGTCGGGGAGGTTGAGATCGAGCAGGATGAGCAATCCCTCGCCCTTCCGCGGCACGCCGTTACCGTCATTGCCGAGCAGGAACGTCATCGCATCGGTGCCGTTGCTGAACGGCACGATGTCGTTGTTGACCCCGGAGCGGCGGATATTTCGTTCGATCAACCGCGCGTGGCCTTCATCGTCTTCGATCATGACGATGGTAACAGGCGTGTTCATGCCGTCATTTCCTTTGAATCGAGTTTCCATTTGCTCGGCAGCATCACGGTGAAGGTGCTGCCTTTTCCTGGTTCGGACGAAACCGACAGGGTTCCGCCCATGCGCCGCACCAGAGCGCGGACGTGGGCGAGGCCAATGCCTTGACCGGGGCGGTCTTGCGCGCCGGCCCGACGGAACAGGTCGAAGATGCGCTGATGGTCCTTCGGATCGATCCCACGCCCGTTATCGATCACGTCGTAGATGATGTAGCCGGTTTTGCGCCGCCCCTTGATCTGGATCACGCCTGGTATACCGGGATTGAGGTATTTCAATGCATTGTCGATCAGGTTGGAAAAAATCTGTTCGAGCGCGAGACGGTCGCTGACGACGTCGGGCAGCGGCTCGACTTTGATTTCGGCGTTCGCTTCGTCGGCCTGGTGGGCGACGGTCTCGGTAATCGTTTCGATCAGCTGGCCGACGTCGATCCGTTCGGGCTTGAACTCGCGGCGGCCTTCGCGGGTCAGATGCAGAATGGCGTTGATCAGCCGATCCATTTTGCCGATCGACGACTTGATGAAGGTGATGGCTTCGTCGAACTCCTCGGCGAGCTGCTTATCGTCACCCTCGAGCAACGGCGCCGCCGCCACCGCGGTCGGCTCGTGTGCATCGGCGCGTGACGTGAGTTCACCGATGCGGCGAAAGATGCCCTCTCGCAATTCCTCCAGCTCGCTGGTGAAGCCCATGATGTTGACGAGCGGCGAGCGCAGGTCGTGGCTGACGATGTAGGCGAACCGCTGAATCTCCTCGTTCGCTTCGCGCAGGTCGGCGGTGCGCTCATCGACTGCCGCCTCCAGCGTGGAGTTCATTTCGCGCAACTGCTGCTCGGCCATATCGCGCAGCTGTTGCGAGCGGCGCACGAAGAACATGGAGGTCAGCGCCAGCGCCAGCACGATGCCGGACCCTGCGGTCGTGACGATCGCCGACAGCGTCTGGTTGCGGCCGGCTGCCGCGCTGCGCTGTGCTAGCAGCCGTTCTTCCTCCGCGCGCATCGCGGCCGCCATATCGCGAATGTTCGCATTGGTCTGGCGCGGTGCGTTGTCGGCGATCACCTTCAGCGCTTCCGCCTGCTGACCGCTGCGGGCGAGGCCAACGACGACGTTGAAATCCCGCAACTGCCGCTCGAGCAGCGGCCACATCTCGGCAAGATGGCGAACCTGTACGGGATTGTCCGCTGTCAGTTGCTTGAGGCGATCGAAGGTTGGGCGAAGCGCTGCTTCGGACTGGTTGAACTCGTCCAGGAATTCCGGCTTTGATGTCAGCAGGAAACCCCGCTCGGCACTCTCGGCCCGGCGAAGCTGTAGCAGCATCAGCGAAATCTGGTTCTCGACCTCCATCGTATGGGCGATCGCGTCGGCATCGTTGCGCATCGAATAGACGAGATAGATCGAACTGGCGCTGATCCCGATCAGG encodes:
- a CDS encoding CHASE3 domain-containing protein; its protein translation is MTNTKSTRPRIVQTFLLVAGMLVLIGISASSIYLVYSMRNDADAIAHTMEVENQISLMLLQLRRAESAERGFLLTSKPEFLDEFNQSEAALRPTFDRLKQLTADNPVQVRHLAEMWPLLERQLRDFNVVVGLARSGQQAEALKVIADNAPRQTNANIRDMAAAMRAEEERLLAQRSAAAGRNQTLSAIVTTAGSGIVLALALTSMFFVRRSQQLRDMAEQQLREMNSTLEAAVDERTADLREANEEIQRFAYIVSHDLRSPLVNIMGFTSELEELREGIFRRIGELTSRADAHEPTAVAAAPLLEGDDKQLAEEFDEAITFIKSSIGKMDRLINAILHLTREGRREFKPERIDVGQLIETITETVAHQADEANAEIKVEPLPDVVSDRLALEQIFSNLIDNALKYLNPGIPGVIQIKGRRKTGYIIYDVIDNGRGIDPKDHQRIFDLFRRAGAQDRPGQGIGLAHVRALVRRMGGTLSVSSEPGKGSTFTVMLPSKWKLDSKEMTA
- a CDS encoding response regulator — its product is MNTPVTIVMIEDDEGHARLIERNIRRSGVNNDIVPFSNGTDAMTFLLGNDGNGVPRKGEGLLILLDLNLPDMTGTEILRRVKETPHLKCTPVVVLTTTDDAHEIKRCYELGCNVYITKPVNYENFANAIRQLGLFFSVIQVPSNAA